The genomic stretch ATGGAGAATATTGCTGCTTTGAACCTTTTCATATAAATGCATGGCCACTCACATGCTCAGCTGCTGGCACGGTACACAACATGCCAACCTAGAGAGAACAGACATAAACACAGTTATTTActgcaacaataaaaaaaaaaaaaaaaacatacacaacCTGACCAGCAGTGTTGTCACTCACGCGCTACGGATTAACGCGTTAttttaatctgattactttctttcagtaatgagcaatctaacgtgttcattttcccaaaccagtaatctgattaaagttagtctcCTTAGTGTCTatgcattactattttgttattgccttatAATgtttgtagaatgaagaattttGTAGTCATTTACGAAGACAATTTTGTATCGAAAATGTTTCTCTTGGGAGTAACGTCATATGCCAAATTTTAGCCTACAAACCTCGTCACGACGCGAACAATGAAAGAAGCAGGAGAGataccacaaacggctgcattcattcactgcaaatacagccattacttcacatttttgtccagtaaagataacaaaaatatctcagtgctttgcaaaaacaatgtcgaccgctaaaaacgctttttaaGGAAACACTTGGAATCACAGCACAGCGCGATACCACTCAAAGCAAAGCCtacaggtaacaagacagccagcaGTTCTACAGTTACTTCAGCCCCCCTGCCATGCAAACAGATAAAGCTGGATTTTACTGAAAAAGCACCAATAAGTGGGAGTGAGCTAAAAAAGTTTGTCGGGTGATATATTACTGAGGAAATGTGTCAGTTGAGTACTGTTGACTCGCCCTCTTTCTGAGCAATAATTGAAAAAGATCCCTACTAGCAACAATGCTGAGCTGTccccattcttatgttgagggagGAAAGGAAGGAAAATTGGTAATTGGTACTTtgactttttggtacttttaaagtaacttactttgataataaagtaaccaGTAAAGTaagtagattactttttttaggCATACACAGTAATTGaagtactttttcaagtaatctgtgacaaggtTCTACATTGTGAACCATGAACTACCTGTGAACCTCTACAGTTGCATTctactacaggtagtccctggtttatgaacattatgtttatgttacaTTCCTgcgctggcaacgtaacccggATTTTCGCGtgaatcagaattaaccctttaaatacctctaaacaccctctaaattaaaaatatactggtccttctcaaaaaattagcatattgtgagaaagctcattattttctgtaatgtactgataaacattagacttgcatatattttagattcattacacacaactgaagtagttcaagccttttattggttTTAATATtgaggattttggcaaaaaagtcaagaaacaaaaaaaattcctatctcaaaaaattagcatatcatgaaaagttaCTGTACTCTACAGAaggtactaacctaatcatctgaatcaacgaattaactcaaaacccctgccaagattcctgaggctattAAAAACTCAGAGCcttgttcattactcaaaaccgcaatcatgggcaagactggcgacctgactgctgtccagaaggccatcattgacaccctcaagcaagaggctaagacacagaaagaaatttctgagcgaataggctgttcccacagtgctgtatcaaggcacctcagtgggaggtctgtgggaaggaaaaagtatggcaggaaacgctgcacaaccagaacaggtgaccgcaccctgagaaagattgtggtgaagggccgattccagaccttgggggacctgcagaaacagtggactgagtctggagtagaaacatcctgaGCCAgcatgcacaggcgtgtgctggaaatgggctacaggtggcgcattttgaacctgaaacagcggcagaagcgcctcacctgggctacagagaagcagcacagtacatttgctcagtggtccaaagtacatttttcagatgaaagcaaattttgcatgtaatTCGAAATcatggtgccagagtttggaggaaaacTGGAGAGaaagaaatgccaaaatgcctcaagtccagtgtcaagtacccacagtcagtgatggtctggggtgcaatgtcagctgctggtgttggtctactgtgttttatcaagggcagggtcaatgcagctagctatcaggagatttcggAGCACTTCATTCTTCCGTCTGCCGAAAAGCTTTATAGAGATGAAGATttaatttttcagcacgacctggcacctggtcATAGTGCCAAGACCATTGgttaatggtttactgaccatggcattactgtgctcaattggcctgccaactctcctgacctgaacctcatagagaatctgtgtgaTATTGTGAATAGGAAGTTGAgaaacaccagacccaacactgtggatgagcttaaggccgttaTCGAAGCATCCAGCGCCTCCATtatacctcagcagtgccacaggctgattgcctccatgccacgccgcattgaaacagtcacttctgcaaaaggattcctgaccaagtactgagtgcatagctgatataattaattgaaggttgacttttttgtattaaaaacactttttttgtattggtcggatgaaatatgctaattttttgagatatggatttttggtttttcttgacttttttgccaaaatcatcaatattaaaacaataaaaggcttgaactacttcagttgtgtgtaatgaatacaaaatatatgaaagtctaatgtttatcagtacattacagaaaataatgaactttatcacaatatgctaattttttgagaaggactaggatatatatatccaaaaacatgtattatgcgtcattgtactgtccttgccaagactttggagctaagtccaaGACAGACAGTGAgcgaagctccgaaatgacgatgtcagacgtccgtgtggtttgctgactttattcagctgctcatgacatcaacacttgcagaatgaaactaaaacaaaatgaaatttaatcagtctcatcttcaataatagcaattcaaatttgtgtttacaagtagctgctgatagagCAATAAAAACGATTACCATGGATCAGTTAGCGTcctcacatcatcaaaaacaatcacataaactcgctccAAGTATTCAACCGTTATTGAAAACGCGCAATAGACAGTCcaaaaggggttatatacagctgtcgcctctggatgcttcacaagcaacaaatgtgcatgcaggctgtcacctctctcactcggctgctctcggtgtgcgtgtgtgtgtggggtgggccCGTGTGGACATGCGAtcgcgtgcggaagtactacctgctctatgccttctgcaccaaaataaaagcatgcatcacaaaacaaaagtcaacatttaaaaaaaaaaaaaaaaaaaaaaaaaaaaaaaaaaaaaaaaaacgagaatcAGGCATCGTGAAGTCACATAAGtctggtacgtcgtaacccggggactacttgtattGTGCTGTCTCAGTACAGTTTTACCATACAAAAAGAGCATGTGAGCAACAAGAACAGACAATGATAATTGTCACAGGAAATGAGACACTTTGGCCACGGAAATGCATTTTCTCATCCAAGATAAAAGTAAGAAGTGACTGTACCAGGCTGGTGCACATAGTTTCCTTGGCTGCAGATGCCTCTACTTCCTCGTGGTTCTGTGTCAGTGTACTAGTCCTCGCGTTCTGACCTGCCCCGAGGGCCATAGCGAGCTGCGCTTCCAGGTCTGAAATACGCTGGTTCTCCTTTTCCAGCCGCACTTTACCCAGCTGAGCTTCCAAGAGCCAGTGTTCTTTTTCTTGCTCTAGACGTGCAATCTTTTCCTGACTCTGTTGCACCTGCAAGTGGCAAGCGGGGACCAGAAAACCAGGGTGACAGCCGTTAAACGGTGCAAGTACAgcaattataataaataaaacttttaaaaaacattGCGATGCAATGAAAATTTAATGATTGAAAATCACTACGGTAGTCGAAACGTGACTTAAAGTTTGCTTTCGGATTTATTTTGAAAGATGTTTACCGAAATGCAGACCCAAATCAGAATACGTGCAGACCAGCAAACCAATGACATTGGCCACTTTATGTTGCATTTTCTGTGCATGAAAAGtgctatataccgtatttttgccACCATAGGGTGCACCGCATAAAAGGTGCAAGCTCATTTTCAGGTGATAttttttaacacacacacacacacacaaggtgcACCGCATTATTGGGTGCATGAAAAACATACGCGAGCATGCACGCTAgcgttatttttattcatttttttaaaggcagCAGTAGCAAAACTGAGTTCAATTGTACTTTATTAGAGAATTTAACAAAGTACTCACATCAATCCTCATCCATCCAAAAATCCAGCAAAGTCCTCATCTTCTTTATTCGAATTGAACAGCCTAGCGCAAACACTCAAAACTTTATAACTACTAGGGGGATGCAACCTTCTCCCTTTAAGGTTCTCATGCTGCCATCACTTACAGTACGTCCGCcttttcaaaaactgctcggacACATTTTGGTACTCCATCCAAACAATGAGCTCATCACATTGTCAAGCGCACCGTCCATtttgcagaattttttttttttacttttaggtgcgccttatggtcgtgaaaatacggtaatcacttATACTATTTTGGCAAAGCTCACCAAataattttgggttttaaagTTTCATGCCATTTTGTTGTATCCTTTGCAACACTCAGTAGAAGCATAATTTGACACGCTTACACTATCACATTAACGTGACCACATGCAACACTTATTGATAGTGACCCACAGaggaaacaacaacatacctgttgAGTAAGACCTTCTCTACTCTCAGTCGAACTAGTGAGTACCTGGCGATTGGAAAGCGCCTCCCTATAGGGAATGGACTCTGGCCTTGGCTAAAAAGGAACAAAGGTTTAAGGAACACAAAACGATAACATAGTATTTTCAGTACAACTTTCAAAATGGTTGTATATCATACCTCTGCAAATGACACTATAAATATGTTAAAACTTACTTAATTGGACGAGTGTTCTGTCCAACGAATTGCCTCATATAGTGCTCTCACAGCTCAGGGATTGCCTACCTTTTGAAGAATGTCAATGTAAGAAGCTgctttctttttatttgagaGCATAGTCTCAGCTTGTAAAGGGTTAAGAGATGCTGTGCTCCCTCTGGGACTGTACGCCGATGACGTGAAGAAATCCAAATTGTTACTAAAGAATGTAGCAATCTGCCAAAAAACAGATAATAAGTATCATACAATTAAACCTTTCACCTCTTAAACTAAAATTAAACAGTGATGGGTAAAATGTAAAATGGGTAAAATGCCTGTAAAGTTAGGATTCCCCctgaaaaaaatgctacatcacAGATTCACAGATCCTGTATCAGTGTGTGTTCCAAGCCACAGCACTGGACCTCCCATTATTTTTATTCAGAAAGAGAAATCATTTATCAGTCACTACTGTATACCTGGGGAGcagctgtaaaaatgtgattttgacagtAACGTATTTTATTCAACTGCTTGCCACCTGAGCCCTATAGTAGAAATTTAGCACCATGATACCACTGCTGACAAATCTCAAGTGTGCATCACAAGGTTTaatgctgtgtgtgtgtgtgggttcaGATGAATCATGACACTGGCTGCTGATCGCCCCCTATTGACCGTACCTTGCCAGTGCTGTTGGTCAGTGAGCCAAGGGAGCCTAGCAGACACTCTGTGGTGGTGAAGAGTTTTTGTGAGGCTGTTGGGAGCTCCTGCTCCAAGCTTGCTTTCTGGTTGTAGTGCTTTGACATTTCTATTTGCACACCAAAATACACAAAGAAGAAAAGTACAGCAAAAAAGGATTGCgacaattttaatcattttgaaACTAATGCAGCTCAAGGACACGTAAAAGAGGTGTTTAAATCAAAAATTTTCCAGACATAAAAAGTCTCCGCCTGTGTTTAAAGGGAAAGCCAACACGTTTATGATGTGCCTGCTAgagaaagaatgttttttttaattgaataaaacAATTTGTTTTCTAATCTGTAACAGAAGAGATAACACAAACAAAAGGCATTGTTTTACAAAAGTAGCCATCATAAGTGGTGAGACATTTTAAATGCCAGTGCTGTTTTAGCCAATGTTGTTTTCACTGACGATGAggacaacaaaaatattttgttgacgaacgttttcatgacgatgacgtaacAATGATGAGCTAAAGACGATTGCCAGTTTTCGTCGAAGGAGATTAGACGTGACGAAAACAGTACAGtctctgtcacatgttcacgaTGCGTGACATTTGCATATTAGCATTTGGCCGTGTCACTCAATGACATGCTGCACCTTCCCTTGTCTTTCAATGTACATTcgaaattgttttttgttgttgttgttttttaaagactAAAACAGTTACATTTCTACagagaaaaacattttgagtcttCGTCTTCTTTCCTTTCAGCATTTCCATTCAGGGGTCGCCACAGCGAATCAGTTGCCACCATCTAAACCTGTCCTTTGGATCTTCTGTGGTCACACCAACCACTTTCATGCCCTCTTGAATTCATTGACTAAAAGTAGACAATAACTTTTTGAGTATTCATCGACAAAAAATAGACGGAAACTAACACACtttgaaattactaaaatataaCTAAGACAAATAagcattttcgtccaaaagactagaggccccgatatttggaaatttgaaggTATCGGCCTTTAGTCCGAATGgccaacatgaaaaaaataatttaaaagtgGGTTATTTTGGCTCAGCTGCATCCATGTCTCTTTCTCCTGCCTACTGTACTAGTATTCACCctgtcctctgattggttaaatgccgtgttgttttcgtcaacgacgacaacaacgaaaacatttcgttatcgaacatttttttcatgatgatgacgtcacaatgacgaGCTGAAAGCGCGTCTTCGATTACTCTAATGTGACGAAAAGATTGCCAATttacgtctgacgagacgacaacgacACGAAAATGCACCATCGTACCCATCATATATTCACAATGGGTGACATTTAATATTTGTGCAACTAGTATTTTTTTGGAGCTGTAGTCAGTTAGCCTGCTTCCGAGCCATCATTCGTGTGACTTGCGCACGCCCCCACCCTCCCCTGAGGCAGTGCAGATGAtctatcaacaacaatggtggctACAAGCACGAAGACTCATGGTCGGATTTTAACTGTAATGTCCCCATGAGAGACAAGTGTGGCGGCTGTGGCCACACACTTGGTGGAGAAAATACCTGTACTACAAATCTCAAGCGGCTAAGTCTAAAACGAGttttcgtcaactaaaactaacacattttgaaatgactaaaatattactAAGATTAATAGGTATGATCAATAAAGTTCAGtgttttattccatttttttttacgccaatttttacatttaactgcaaatgaatatcggcttCAAAAATCAGCTATTGGCTCCTCTAACTATTCACAatcggtatcggtcctgaaaaacccatatcggtcgatctcAACAAAAGACGAAGCCGGAAATTAAAAttcctgccaaaaacaacactgattgtagCCAGTCAAATCCGAGCATCCCAGATTGTCCGccattaattttgatgttcgtaATACTCAATTGTTCCATAAATATGCGGACTCCCTAAACTAAAAACAGCTCAAATACATTGAATGAGCAGGTTTTACATGATCTATTTCTGAATGTTGAGGTATATTTTCAAGCTACTTGTTGACTGTTACTTGTTGTAGCAGAAAGAAAATGACTGCTTACCTTTAACAGCATCATTAAGACTGTGTAAGCATGCCGACAGCTGAGTGAAGACTGCGGAGTTGCTACTTTGTGGCATACCATCCGGACGTACACCTAACACAAAAGACACAatatgtaaacatttttaaaaaattatcttCTGTGACAAATTGCCCACGCTACCTAGAATTTATTAGCAGGATTCAAGAATAATCAGACAAAGTcaaaaaacagatttgaatAATTCAAATTAACCTACTAGGTAAAGTCAGTAGGTTAATGTAGCTCTGTAGTTTGTCAAACACTGCAGTGACTCTCTTCACATCATTCTGCAGCTCCTGGTTCTTTGCTGCAAGAGCAGTAGTACAAAGTGGTGTCTGGCACTCCTCCTCTAGGCTGGGAGGAAAATACCATTAAAATAAGAACCCTCTACTTTGTACCCACATCACTTAGATGCAAGAACACTGCTGACCTTTTTAGTTGATAAGGGAGAAGCTTTTGTAAAAAATTGGTATAAGAGGAGAAATTGTCACTGAAATTCTTCAGTTTATCTACAGTCTCCTGAAattcaacaacaacacaaaattgattttggctggACATAAATTTACAAGACCTATGTATCACGATGTCTTTGTCAAAGAATGTCTCACCAGCACAGTGACTGTGTCTTCAGTGATACTTTGGTGTAACTGCAAAAAGCTGTCCTCCAGAGGGCGCACATATACCGCATTCTCGTGCAGATACTGAGAAAACTGGAGGGAAAGTTTTTACTTAATGCCCGTTCAGATTAATACTCACATGACATCAAGCGTATAATTTTTGTTCTTGCTGTTTTACTAACCTTCTGATTCAAAGGAGAAATGGGTTCAATAGAAGAGTCCAGGGGATAGATGTGGACTCTCTGCTCAGTGTATGAATGGAAGTTCAGAAGACCAGCCACCAGGTCTTGAATGAAGCTCAAGGCTTGGCCAGCCACATCCCTGGCTTTAAGCTGAATAGTAATATAAgattttgttcatttaaattaCAGTGGGTACAAATGTTCAAACCTACACCTTTTGATATTTGAGAGGCAAACTTAAAATAATAAATGGTGCACTACAGATGAGAATGTCCTTTTAACACCCACCTGATGTCTTCGATTGTGTGCTGGCACATTTAGACAGTTGTAATCACTAAATTCTGGAAGGTTGGAGGGACAAGACACTTCAATGAGGGAAATATTTCTCGTCATCATATTAAATTCTGATGGGATTAAATGATATGCAATTAACTAGcatatgagcataaaaacaatacattgtcatgtcacaaaaacattgttttgtatttagggtttaaacttttttagggcactgattgaactcattggctgtcattaacagggctagacgtccaatccattttgagtaggAGAGGCTGGCAACGAATGGCACTTAAAACGTGAGCATTCACagtagggttgcagctatcgattattttagtagtcgattaatcgatgaactagttagttcgaataatcgagcaatcggataaggaaaatggaaaattaaaatacctgagctgagcctcaaatggtatagaatttattttaaaaatgattgatgtacaacagaagaacaattggctaactgacttagcaaatgtccgctagcttaaatgctaataaatgctaacactttttttacaatgctgttaacaaaaggttcaaacacatattcccacaaaaaacagctaaatatatctataaacgaaattatgaatgcattaataaacattagctcagacaaaaaggtatgttggtcttaacagggagcagttggattcagccatgtgaaatgaggcagaccaaagggcagtgtatccaccctaatcaaaaactaaatgcaaacactttcaaaatacactattacaatgccactttaattaaacaaatactcgaagcaataaaatttaattcaactatttttttctaatcgaatactcgagttaatcgattaatcgttgcagcactaattcacaGCCAATCCTGCCAGTTTACATAAATTAGACTTCTATCCTTGTCAAGGCAGGCGATGAGTTAAGTACTGGGCggggaaaaaaactttagaGCGTTATTGGGGACCGTGTTTAGTTTTGATTAACATTTTATAATGTTACTTAtgtatacaaaaatatataaaaaataatataaatacagTAATGATTAGTTATCATACAAATTTATAATTACAGTTTAGACCTGGGGCCCACTTAAAGTTTTGGGTTATGTAGGCCACACTTGACAAAAAAGtaatgtccacatatgtggacaccagttcttaatgtggttatgcttattactttttttaattagcacaaatagtcacttgccctgtaAAGCAGTGATCCGCAACCACCGGGCCGggaaccggtaccggtccgtggcgcatttgctaccgggccgcagtgAACTAGTGAAAAATTTGTTAAcaaccgcaatctggcctgtgcctcttgacgcaGCTATATTAATCTGAGCAAAGATGTGTgtacattgccctctagtggttggccgccctTACTGGAGTGTTTGCAGCCCGGcggcagtcaatgtaaacagtaatgtaAGTTGCTGTtgactgtgtgctgcgggcagcAACATCTTTGCACAGCTTTTTTTACAGTGAAAAGGCCACATGTATAGCCAGAAAAGGAGCCTACAATAAAGTCCAAGCTACATAATATGTCGCTAAAAGCTACCAAaggaggcaacaaaagcgaatacATTGAGAGCATCATATCTTGTGGTGAACTTTTTTGTTAAAGCCAAGAAAattttcacgattggagataacacattttccatgcgaccaaggatatttgcagtcaagttttaggaggccgctgttaaaaaaaatgttgattcagcatatggtgagttacattttccctgcacttaatgtttttagccccgtcgtgttattttatatttcctgTAATTTTCTTCCACACATTGCCTTGGTGCACCACTGCTGTAAAAGCATTTTTATgcaaataattatatatatttcacattaatgataaaaaaaacaataatggtTATTTAGTTTCCTTTTTCAGAAGCAAACACTTACTGGTGTCATGAAACGGCACTTTTTCCTGGATGACGCTGCTGCTTTGTTTCAATTGCCTGTTGAGTTCTGACTGGCATCGTCTTAATTGCTGTTGactagaaacaaaaataaataaatcagccAGGACCGAGCTTTAAATCCTTGATTAAGGCaattaaaaaccaaaaaaacttaCCATTCCTCTGTTCTCAATCGGCAAACTTTTCCCTCTTTCTCCAGAGTCTGTGTTTTAACCTTACAAAAGAAGAGAGGACAAAATTGCAATCAAGTCAGTTCATAATTGAATGAGGAATCACCTGAGTCTAGCCTTTTCGTTCTGTCTCAACCTCACCTCCAATCGTGCCTTGTCACTCTGCAGCCTTTCAATGATTTCTGTGTACTTGATGGTGAGTCCATCCACAATAGCCTGGTGATGTTGCGAGTCCCTCTCCAACTCTTCTAGTTGTGCCCTCATCTCAGCTTCCTGCTTCTTGTGGAGCTCATCTGCCTCGTAAAACTAAATTGCATGCAGGAGAAAAACAAAATGTTCGACATCCTTgacttcaaattaaaaaataataataattgtacaCTACTTGAATGTGAAGCCTTTCATTTTCTTCTATCTTTTTCTGCAGATCCTCATCAAAAACACTTTGTGTCCGCACACCGTGGTGTGAAGGCGAATCTCCTTTATTCTAAAGATTGGGAAAAAACAATGGTGTTTAATCATGACCATCCAATTGCTGAAATATGTTATACAATTAAAGACATATATGCTTAATGTTAGTTTACTATCACACATTCACAGCAGCATGGTTATTATAATTGTTACTTATTATGCTTTCAGTCAAATTGATCTGATATCATTCCTTACACGGATATTGAGGGTAGGCAGGCGGGGCAGTGCACCCCCCTAATTGCCCAAAAAAGTCATTGCATATATTTGACTATCctatataaatttaaaataaagacctagccggtaaaatgttgtctctaaaagttgtaaatcaataaagcaaacaacaaaaatgaatcaaatgaacaagaatcaaacaaagtatttcataaggggtcaaaattatttttctgatAATGTGACTAGGATCTTAAAGACCTCAACCGTACTAACCGAGCATGTACTGTATCTTGtaagttagttttattgctgacactgcgttttggggtcataaaCATGTCTTTCCcatccccaccccccaaaagtgAAACTCCGCCTATATATCATTGCTATATTAGTCATAACTCCCAAGGGCCTTTAGTTGCACAGCATCTAAAGATTACCGTCTATTACTTGTATTCTAGCCTTCATTTCATTTTGGTGGCATTTTggcttgtggcttcttacagcatTTTAGTTACCGGTACTTTTAATATTGAATTACAAGCAACAGGATTGGGACTACAGCTAATACAAGGGATGAGCAATGTATCAGTTTCCATTTCCATCTTATTGATCACACCTTTGCCTTTTTGCCCTTAGTTTCACAAGCAGTCAGCTCTTCTTGAAGCAGCTCCACCCTCTTGGCCAGCTGCTGGTTCCGAAAGCTTAGGCTGTCCATCTCCTGCTCCTGTTTCCTCAGGCTCTGATCCCTCTGCTTCACCTGCTCCTGAACATGGAGTACAAAGCAGTGAAATAGGAATATTGTTGTAGCAAACATTTGGATTACCAGAAAATCACTAGCCTCTTTCACAGAGTTCAGGCCAAATCACTGGGAGAGAATTAAAAATTACATgtgaatttttatcaattagggctgcagctatcgattattttagtagtcgattaatcgatgaacgagttggttcgaataatcga from Corythoichthys intestinalis isolate RoL2023-P3 chromosome 10, ASM3026506v1, whole genome shotgun sequence encodes the following:
- the ppp1r21 gene encoding protein phosphatase 1 regulatory subunit 21 produces the protein MANVTDLQTKYSRLAQEYSKLRAQNQVLKKAVVDEQATSTSLKEQVKQRDQSLRKQEQEMDSLSFRNQQLAKRVELLQEELTACETKGKKAKNKGDSPSHHGVRTQSVFDEDLQKKIEENERLHIQFYEADELHKKQEAEMRAQLEELERDSQHHQAIVDGLTIKYTEIIERLQSDKARLEVKTQTLEKEGKVCRLRTEECQQQLRRCQSELNRQLKQSSSVIQEKVPFHDTKFSDYNCLNVPAHNRRHQLKARDVAGQALSFIQDLVAGLLNFHSYTEQRVHIYPLDSSIEPISPLNQKFSQYLHENAVYVRPLEDSFLQLHQSITEDTVTVLETVDKLKNFSDNFSSYTNFLQKLLPYQLKSLEEECQTPLCTTALAAKNQELQNDVKRVTAVFDKLQSYINLLTLPSVRPDGMPQSSNSAVFTQLSACLHSLNDAVKEMSKHYNQKASLEQELPTASQKLFTTTECLLGSLGSLTNSTGKIATFFSNNLDFFTSSAYSPRGSTASLNPLQAETMLSNKKKAASYIDILQKPRPESIPYREALSNRQVLTSSTESREGLTQQVQQSQEKIARLEQEKEHWLLEAQLGKVRLEKENQRISDLEAQLAMALGAGQNARTSTLTQNHEEVEASAAKETMCTSLVGMLCTVPAAEHVGDEESREQLIKTHYMTRVRELTTQLQVSDSKAVHFHSECRALAKRLAIAEKSRDAGRDEMKRASQNITHLQDELSTTKRSYEDQLSMMSDHLCSMNETLSKQREEIDTLKLGNKANSKKNKSR